TTATAGGCAAATCAGGCGGCGCATTCTGGCCAACGGGGTAGTTATGCAGTAGACCACCATGCAGCTGGTGGACGTGAGCCATACCACCCTGGTGCAGTGGCACAATAAGAGGGTGAAGAGGCAGGACAGCGCGGTGGTGATGCAGGGGCTGGACCTGTCAAGCCACTTGTCTGTGGTGGCTGACCCTCTCCCCAGCGCAAATATCCACCCCCTATCTGCACCCCCCCAACCCGGCCTGGCTCACCAGTACCACCTGCCCAGCAGCACCGTGGGCCAAGCGCAGGTTAAGAGGAAGGCCATACCCGCATTCGCGACACCTGTGGCTGTGAGACCACACCCTCAGCAGCAGCTCTTCCCTGCTCCGCCTCCACCTCCCACGTCAGCTCCAATGAGTGCTCCAATGAGTACACAGGTGCCTGTCCTGATGGCTGCCCCACAGGCCCTGGATTTCAGCCTAATATCAGCGCTTCCTGCTCCTGCTCCTCCGGCTCCAGTCTGAAAACTGACCCGCAAAGTATTGCACAACACGTGCAAGAAATGCGGGCAGTTCAGGACAGCTGAGACAGGACAAGGCCAGTACAAAGGGACTGTGTACTGCCCTTCAGTTGAGACTGTCTCCAAAGAACAGTGGCAGGAGGACATTAAACTGCTCAGAGTGAACATGGAGAGTGTTGGAGTGGACTAACACCTGGCTGAATGGACAACAGACTATCTCACCAACAGACCACAGTATGTGAGGCTCCATCAATGTGAGTCTGACATGGTGCTCTGCAGCACAGGTGGCCCTCAGGGTACGGTGCTCTCCCCATTCCTTTTCACCCTCTACACCTCAGACTTCACTCACAACACCACCCACTGCCACATCCAAAAGTTCTCCGATGACACAACTGTTGTTGGATATGTTTCTGAGGGAAACGATCTGGAATACAAGATGGTTATCAGGGactttgtcagctggtgtgagCTCAACTTTAGGAGAAAAACATCCCACTTCACACCGGTGAGCATCCAGGGATCGAACATTGAGGTAGTGGAGAGCTACAAATTCCTGGGTGTTCACCTAAACAATAATCTGAACTGGACTGAACACCCATGGACTTTACAAGAAGGACCAGAGTCGCCTCCATCTGCTGAGGAGATTCAGGTCCTTTGGAGTGTGCAGGACTCTCCTCAGGACTTTTTACAACTCTGTGGTGGCTTCTGCCATCCTTTATGCTGTGGTCTGCTGGAGAGGGGGCAGCTCGGACAGGAACAGGAGCAGACTCAATAGACTGATCAGGAGAGCGAGCTCTGTCCTGGACTGTCCTCTGGACTCCATAGAGGAGGTGGGGGAGAGAAGGATGTTGGCTAAGCTGACATCCATCATGGACAACACCTCTCACCCCCTACATGACACTGTGGGGTCCCtgagcagctccttcagcagcagactgATACACCCACGGAGTAAGAAAGAAAGGTACTGCAGGTCGTTTATCCCGGCCGCTGTCAGACTCTACAACACCTACACCACCAGATAATGTTGTAGTTTTCTGTTCCTGTTTCCCACCACTCACCATGGCTCTATGtatatctttattgttattatctgtatttatatttttccttTCCGAGTACTTACTTTTtcaataatatttatattatggTCACACTtcaatataatttatattttggtTAATTACTTTTGCTATGTTATTTAATTACATATTATTCAATCTAATTTCACGTCAATTACTTACTTACATTACAATATTTTTCGTACTATAGCCACCTCACTTTACTTTACAATACTTTTTATATAATGCCACTTTACATTCATTCAGTACTTTTTGCacattgtctgttgtttgcctgttggtttgtttttattgtggaAAAACTGCTGCTGTAACAAGTGCATTTTCCCATtgtgggatgaataaagtattatctaat
This Sander lucioperca isolate FBNREF2018 chromosome 9, SLUC_FBN_1.2, whole genome shotgun sequence DNA region includes the following protein-coding sequences:
- the LOC116057105 gene encoding predicted GPI-anchored protein 58; translated protein: MQLVDVSHTTLVQWHNKRVKRQDSAVVMQGLDLSSHLSVVADPLPSANIHPLSAPPQPGLAHQYHLPSSTVGQAQVKRKAIPAFATPVAVRPHPQQQLFPAPPPPPTSAPMSAPMSTQVPVLMAAPQALDFSLISALPAPAPPAPV